The genomic interval GACATCAAATATTCGGGCGTCACACCGAAGCGCGCCGACGCCACCTGCTTGATGCGACTGTTGCCGAGGTCGCCGTTCGCGTCGGGGTAATAACGCGCCGCGTCTTCGCCGCCTTCGCCGCTGTTGCTGCGCCCGCCGATGCGGTTCATGGCGATAGCAATCGTCTCGTGCGCTTCTCGCGAGAGCGCGCCCAAAGACATCGCCGAAGCCACGAATCGCTTGACGATTTCGGCCGCCGGCTCGACTTCATCAATTGAAACCGGCTCGCCGCCGCGAAAGTCGAGCAGATCGCGCAACGTCATCGCCGGTCGTTCATTGACCGTGCCGCTATAGGCAGCGAACTCGGCTTGATTGCCGCGCGCCAACTTGTGCAGGGCGCGAAAGACCGCCGGGTTGAAGGCGTGATACTCGCCGCCGGCGCGATAGCGGAAATAGCCGGCGTCTTCAAGCGGCCTGTCGCCGGCGTACGCCGCGTCGTGGAAGCGCAGCATATCGCGGGTAATCTCGCGGAGGCCGATGCCGCCGACGCGCGACGGCGTGCCGGTGAAGTATTTCTCGATCAACTGGTGGTCGAGGCCGATGGCTTCAAAGACTTGCGCGCCCGCGTAGCTCGCAATCGTCGCGACGCCCATCTTCGTCATTATCTTGCGCAGGCCGCTTTCGACCGCCGCTTTGTAGTTGCGCAGCGCGCCCGGAATGCTCATGCCGCGCTTGCGCGTTTCGTGGGCGACGATCTCGAATCCGAGATAAGGATTGACCGCCTGCGCGCCATAGCCGAGCAGGCAAGCGAAGTGATGGTCTTCGCGGGCTTCGCCGGTTTCGACGACGAGGCTGGCGCGCATCCTCAGGCCCGCTCGGATCAAGTGGTGATGCACGGCGCTGACCGCCAGCATCATCGGCATCGGCAACTGCAAATCGCTCGCGCCGCGGTCGCTCAAGATGACAATCGAATGGCCGGCTTCGACCGCCGCCGCGGCCTGCTCGCACAGCGCATCAAGCACATTCTCTAGTGACCGCTTGCCGCCGCGCCTGCCGTACAATGTCGCCAGCGTCACCGTTGCGTAGCCGCGGCGGCCACTGCCGCGCAGCCATTCAAGATCAGAATCCGTGAGGACGGGGGAGCGCAGCTTGATTAATCGCGCCGCCGCCTGCCGGTCTTCGAGCAAACTGCCGCGCGGCCCGATCAAGGTTTCGAGCGACATCACCAGCTTTTCGCGGATCGGGTCAATCGGCGGGTTGGTCACCTGCGCGAAGCGCTGCTTGAAGTAGGTGTAGAGCAAGCGCGGCTTGGCTGACAGCACCGCCAGCGGCGTGTCGTCGCCCATCGAGCCAATCGGCTCGCGGCTCTTGTCAAACATCGGCTCGATGATGCGCTGCACGTCTTCGACCGTGTAGCCGAACTGTTTCATGCGAACGATCAAATCCGCTTCGTCCGACGTGACCGCATAGCCCAGGTCGAGTGTGCTTGGGCAGACGGTCATCTGATTCCGCACCCACTGGCGATAAGGCTTGCGCCGCGCCCGTTCGAGCTTGATCTGCTGGTCGCGCAGCAGCAGGCCGCGCTCGGTATCAACCGCGATCATCTGCCCAGGCCCCAGGCGGCCCTTTTCAAGAATGCTTTCTTCGTCGAGCCGGACAGCGCCCGCCTCGCTCGCCATCACCACCAGGCCGTCGCGCGTCACCGCGTAGCGCGCCGGGCGCAGGCCGTTGCGGTCGAGCGCCGCGGCAACGAACCGCCCATCGCTGAAGGCGACACCCGCCGGGCCGTCCCACGGTTCGGTTAAGCACGCCGCGTATTCGTAAAAGCCGCGCAGGTCGCCTTCCATATGCGGCGCGTTCTCGTGCGCTTCGGGCATCAACATCATCATCGCGTGCAGCGCGTCACGGCGGCTCAGCGCCAGCAGCTCAAGCGCATTATCGAAGCTCGCCGAATCCGACCCCTGTGCCCAGATGATCGGCTTCAATCGCTCGACGCGGTGCTGCCAGACACGCGAGCGCAGGCTGGCTTCGCGGGCGCGCATCCAGTTGCGATTGCCGGCAATCGTGTTGATCTCGCCGTTGTGCGCCAGCATGCGGAACGGCTGCGCCAGCGCCCAGTTGGGAAACGTGTTGGTCGAGTAACGCTGATGAAAGATGGCGAAACGCGTTGCGTAATCCGCGTCGCGGAGGTCGCGGTAAAAGGCCGCGAGCTGCGTGGCAATCATCAAGCCTTTGTAGACGACCGTGCGGGATGACAGCGAGGTGATATAGAAGCCTTTGATTTCGGCGGTCTGCCGCTCGATCTCTTTGCGGACGAGATAAAGCGTCTGCTCGAACTCGAACGGCTCGACGTGCCGGCGGCCGATTAATACCTGCTCAATTCTTGGCGCGGTGCGCGCGGCCTTGGCGCCGAGCGCCGCTTCGTCCACAGGCACACGCCGCCAGTAGTAGACCAGCAGGCCATAGCGTTCGAGCACCTGTTCGACAACGCGCCGGCAGACGGCGGCTTCGTCCACCGCGCGCGGCAGAAAGATCATGCCGAGGGCCAGGTCTTCGGATTGAGGGCGCAGGAAGCCACGACGTTCGATCTCGCGCACGAGCAGCCGCCGGGGAAGCTGCGTGAGCACGCCCGCGCCGTCGCCCGTCAAGCCATCGGCATCAACTGCGCCACGGTGCAAGAGGTTGCCGAGCGCTTCGAGTGCAGTGCCGAGCAGGCGGTGGCTGGCGTCGCCTGTGAGGTTGGCTACAAAGCCCACGCCGCAGGCGTCGTGCTCGAATTGCGAGTCATAGAGCAGGCGTTGAGGAACGTCGTCCTTCATTGCTGAAACCTTTCAAATGCGGATTGCCGATTGCGGATTGCGGATTTCGTCTGCGAGCGAGCACCGGAGGATGCGATTCGAGAGGGAAGACTTCAAGACAGTGACAAGTGACAAGTGACAAGAACGAGAAAATGTCTTGTCACTGTTTACTTGTCACTTGTCACTATCCTCAAGCCCTCCCTCTCAAATCAAGCTGGCAATCCGCAATCCGCAATCGGCAATCCGCCTTCACACAGCCCACAAGTACTGATCGGGGTCCTGGTGCAGGAAGCGGTCTTCGCCGGTGATCCAGTCCACACGCCGCGGCGTGCAGATGTCTAAGGCGACGGTGTCTTCTAACGCCTCCGACGAATGCTCGACCCCTGGAGAAATGGCGAGCATCTGGTTTTCGCGCAGCGTCACATCGCCGGTCGGCAGGTGGAACAGCCATGCGCCTTTGAGCACGATGACGACTTCTTCGTGCTCGTGGTGGTGCGTCTGCGTCACCGCGCCGCCCTTGACTTCGACGCGCGCGACGACCAGGTTTTCGCCGAGCGCCACTTTGCGCTTATACATCTCGGAAATCTCTTCCGGTCGCA from Blastocatellia bacterium carries:
- a CDS encoding cupin domain-containing protein; this translates as MGFYDWDKMRPEEISEMYKRKVALGENLVVARVEVKGGAVTQTHHHEHEEVVIVLKGAWLFHLPTGDVTLRENQMLAISPGVEHSSEALEDTVALDICTPRRVDWITGEDRFLHQDPDQYLWAV
- the gltB gene encoding glutamate synthase large subunit, encoding MKDDVPQRLLYDSQFEHDACGVGFVANLTGDASHRLLGTALEALGNLLHRGAVDADGLTGDGAGVLTQLPRRLLVREIERRGFLRPQSEDLALGMIFLPRAVDEAAVCRRVVEQVLERYGLLVYYWRRVPVDEAALGAKAARTAPRIEQVLIGRRHVEPFEFEQTLYLVRKEIERQTAEIKGFYITSLSSRTVVYKGLMIATQLAAFYRDLRDADYATRFAIFHQRYSTNTFPNWALAQPFRMLAHNGEINTIAGNRNWMRAREASLRSRVWQHRVERLKPIIWAQGSDSASFDNALELLALSRRDALHAMMMLMPEAHENAPHMEGDLRGFYEYAACLTEPWDGPAGVAFSDGRFVAAALDRNGLRPARYAVTRDGLVVMASEAGAVRLDEESILEKGRLGPGQMIAVDTERGLLLRDQQIKLERARRKPYRQWVRNQMTVCPSTLDLGYAVTSDEADLIVRMKQFGYTVEDVQRIIEPMFDKSREPIGSMGDDTPLAVLSAKPRLLYTYFKQRFAQVTNPPIDPIREKLVMSLETLIGPRGSLLEDRQAAARLIKLRSPVLTDSDLEWLRGSGRRGYATVTLATLYGRRGGKRSLENVLDALCEQAAAAVEAGHSIVILSDRGASDLQLPMPMMLAVSAVHHHLIRAGLRMRASLVVETGEAREDHHFACLLGYGAQAVNPYLGFEIVAHETRKRGMSIPGALRNYKAAVESGLRKIMTKMGVATIASYAGAQVFEAIGLDHQLIEKYFTGTPSRVGGIGLREITRDMLRFHDAAYAGDRPLEDAGYFRYRAGGEYHAFNPAVFRALHKLARGNQAEFAAYSGTVNERPAMTLRDLLDFRGGEPVSIDEVEPAAEIVKRFVASAMSLGALSREAHETIAIAMNRIGGRSNSGEGGEDAARYYPDANGDLGNSRIKQVASARFGVTPEYLMSADELEIKIAQGAKPGEGGQLPGHKVTAEIAALRHSVQGVTLISPPPHHDIYSIEDLAQLIFDLKQVNPRARVAVKLVSEAGVGTVAAGVAKAFADVIHIAGHDGGTGASPLGSIKHAGAPWEIGLAEAQQTLLLNDLRGRVRLRVDGGLKTARDVMVAAMMGAEEFGFGTSLLVALGCVMARQCHLNTCPVGIATQLGHLRERFAGKPEMVIRFFMQLAEDVRALLAGLGFRSLEEVIGRSELLIEKANAKTARNVKLDLEPLIAQADSSGTRARRSVGECNGKLTSPLNERFLQDVREAIVKVAPVALTYSIGNTDRTVGARVAGSIARRYGNQGLPDGTIDAVFNGTAGQSFGAFCAGGMRLTLMGEANDYVGKGMSGGEIVIRPSAEAGFDWADNVIAGNTILYGATGGSIFLAGRAGERFAVRNSGAAAVVEGIGDHGCEYMTAGTVVVLGDTGRNFGAGMTGGTAFVFDVNECFERRCNQEMVQLERELTEAAEQRLRRLIERHCELTGSLRAREVLWHWAVYRSRFWQVVTQGELAARAARQAETTEVAAADDAAETVESVPIKSPRRHASV